A region of Leifsonia xyli DNA encodes the following proteins:
- a CDS encoding short-chain dehydrogenase — protein sequence MMILVTGASTGLGLSTADSLARTGHRVVLHARRPDRLTDPEVADRMHALVFGDLADASAVLDVARQANDLGRFDAVIHNAGVIDGPVTAVNVVAPYLLMASLTPPDRSIVLSSGMHRSGSPDLDRAFAGRGDYSTSKLLVTALAMWLADNSDTLSHAVDPGWVPTRMGGRGAPDSLEEGHRTQEWLATADAASIDPITGGYWYHRQARAPHPAATDPAFQARLVERLADVTGVELGR from the coding sequence ATGATGATCCTGGTGACCGGCGCCTCCACCGGCCTCGGCCTGTCGACCGCCGACTCCCTGGCCCGCACCGGCCATCGGGTGGTGCTCCACGCACGGCGGCCCGACCGGCTGACGGACCCGGAGGTCGCCGATCGGATGCACGCGCTCGTCTTCGGTGACTTGGCCGACGCCTCCGCCGTGCTCGACGTGGCGCGTCAGGCGAACGACCTCGGACGCTTCGACGCCGTCATCCACAACGCCGGCGTGATCGACGGTCCGGTGACCGCCGTCAACGTCGTCGCACCGTACCTCCTGATGGCGTCGCTCACTCCCCCGGACCGGTCCATCGTGCTCAGCAGCGGGATGCACCGGTCCGGCTCTCCCGACCTGGACCGCGCCTTCGCCGGCCGCGGCGACTACTCGACGAGCAAGCTCCTCGTCACCGCGCTTGCGATGTGGCTCGCAGACAACAGCGACACGCTCTCGCACGCCGTCGATCCCGGATGGGTCCCCACCCGGATGGGCGGCCGCGGCGCTCCCGACAGCCTCGAGGAGGGACATCGCACCCAGGAGTGGCTCGCCACCGCCGACGCGGCTTCGATCGACCCGATCACCGGCGGCTACTGGTACCACCGGCAGGCGAGGGCCCCGCATCCGGCGGCGACCGATCCGGCGTTCCAGGCACGGCTCGTCGAACGCCTGGCCGACGTGACCGGAGTCGAGCTGGGCCGCTGA
- a CDS encoding reductase: MRRVLVLGGTGWVGRAIVGALLSSGAEVVCLARGESGAVPEGAQLVPADRRDPAAYDRVRGDWDEVIEIAYAPELVRPALDALADRASHWTLVSTVSVYARNDEPGADETAALVEPTDLDQYPDAKVAAERATSAWLADRLLIARPGLIVGPGDPTDRFGYWPARFSRPGPVLVPTPAGRFVQVIDVADLAAWIAQASIQRTVGTANAVGEPAPMGDVLRLIAEVAGYRGDLVEADDDTLLAQGVNYWAGPRSLPLWLPLADAGFARRSATAFHETGGRLTPLEQTVARVLADERARGVDRERRSGLSASEERAVIGAAQDRSARR, from the coding sequence ATGCGACGCGTCCTGGTGCTCGGCGGCACCGGCTGGGTGGGGCGCGCCATTGTCGGCGCGCTGCTGTCGTCCGGTGCGGAGGTCGTCTGCCTGGCGCGCGGCGAGTCGGGCGCCGTCCCGGAGGGCGCGCAACTGGTGCCTGCCGACCGCCGTGACCCTGCCGCCTACGACCGCGTGCGCGGCGACTGGGACGAGGTCATCGAGATCGCCTACGCCCCCGAGCTCGTCCGGCCGGCGCTCGATGCGCTCGCCGATCGGGCCTCCCACTGGACGCTCGTGTCGACCGTCTCGGTCTACGCGCGCAACGACGAGCCGGGCGCGGACGAGACGGCCGCCCTCGTCGAGCCGACCGACCTCGACCAGTACCCGGACGCCAAGGTCGCCGCCGAGCGGGCGACCTCAGCGTGGCTCGCCGACCGTCTCCTCATCGCGCGACCGGGCCTCATCGTCGGACCCGGCGACCCGACCGACCGGTTCGGCTACTGGCCGGCGCGCTTCAGCCGCCCCGGGCCGGTGCTCGTCCCGACTCCTGCCGGCCGGTTCGTGCAGGTCATCGACGTGGCGGACCTCGCGGCCTGGATCGCGCAGGCGAGCATCCAGAGGACGGTCGGCACGGCCAACGCGGTGGGGGAGCCGGCGCCGATGGGCGACGTCCTCCGCCTGATTGCCGAGGTCGCCGGTTACCGGGGCGACCTCGTTGAAGCCGACGACGACACCCTGCTCGCCCAGGGCGTGAACTACTGGGCCGGCCCGCGGTCCCTTCCTCTCTGGCTTCCGCTCGCAGACGCCGGGTTCGCTCGGCGCTCGGCGACGGCGTTCCACGAGACCGGCGGACGGCTGACCCCTCTCGAGCAGACGGTCGCCCGCGTTCTCGCGGACGAACGCGCGCGGGGCGTCGACCGGGAGCGGCGCTCGGGTCTGTCGGCATCCGAGGAGCGCGCGGTGATCGGTGCTGCTCAGGATCGCAGCGCCCGCAGGTAG
- a CDS encoding RNA-binding protein yields MATSSPIADVSIGGTSIRLGQFLKFAGLVDSGGDGKEAIADGLVTVNGEVDRRRGRQLQVGDVVAVDGRRVRVRP; encoded by the coding sequence ATGGCCACGTCTTCCCCGATCGCCGACGTCTCGATCGGCGGTACGTCGATCCGCCTGGGGCAGTTCCTGAAGTTCGCCGGACTCGTCGACTCCGGGGGAGACGGGAAAGAGGCCATCGCCGACGGCCTGGTCACGGTGAACGGCGAGGTCGACCGCCGTCGCGGGCGGCAGCTGCAGGTCGGAGACGTCGTCGCCGTCGACGGACGCCGGGTGCGGGTCCGCCCCTGA
- a CDS encoding antibiotic biosynthesis monooxygenase, whose translation MDLTLGVLALLEAKPEKAAEVKEFLIGGKDVVEREPGTRTWYAFQIDETHFGIFDSFADEDARNAHLGGEIPKALGQVGPDLLARDPDLRTVDLLAVKHEEVGTRS comes from the coding sequence ATGGACCTCACGCTCGGTGTACTGGCATTGCTCGAAGCGAAGCCCGAGAAGGCCGCGGAGGTGAAGGAGTTCCTGATCGGCGGCAAGGACGTGGTGGAGCGCGAGCCGGGAACGCGCACCTGGTACGCGTTCCAGATCGACGAAACCCACTTCGGCATCTTCGATTCCTTCGCCGACGAGGATGCACGGAACGCCCACCTCGGCGGCGAGATCCCGAAGGCCCTCGGCCAGGTCGGCCCGGACCTGCTGGCGAGGGACCCCGACCTGCGGACGGTCGACCTCCTCGCTGTGAAGCACGAGGAGGTCGGCACTCGCTCCTAG
- a CDS encoding tetracycline resistance MFS efflux pump: MSTATVTRSRAYASMKAAWMPLAALCLAFFVEMVDNTLLSVALPTIGRSLGGDTTSLQWITGAYSLTFGGLLLTAGSVADRFGRRRVLQIGLGLFGLLSLGVLLVTTTGELIALRALLGIAAAAMAPITNSLVFRLFDDDKLRMRAITLMMVVGMSGFVLGPLLAGSVLAHLSWQWLLLINAPIALIACLGVHFGVAPDTADGLTKDRLDLPGAALSILTIGLACYALTSGVQNGWLSPLTIAVALGAAVSLVLFIVRERRAASPMLDLRLFRRGTVRGAAIAQIGTSIAMAGVMFALVLHFQYAWGWTPLMAGLANLPIILTMIGATPLTEWMVRRFGHRIACFVGALVLAAGLGLMAWSVQQNYVAIAISMVVMTIGLRTVMTICAVALVGAMPENRTSMGAAMNDAAQEVGTSIGTAVVGTLISVLVTTVLPNGTWSHGLVASFFHGEQVVFGILAVAVGLIAGFGALTLTNARTVDEHA, from the coding sequence ATGAGCACCGCAACCGTCACCCGATCCCGCGCCTACGCATCCATGAAGGCGGCGTGGATGCCCCTCGCCGCCCTCTGCCTCGCCTTCTTCGTAGAGATGGTGGACAACACCCTGCTGTCCGTCGCGCTCCCCACCATCGGGCGCAGCCTTGGCGGCGACACCACTTCCCTGCAGTGGATCACGGGCGCGTACTCGCTCACCTTCGGCGGCCTGCTGCTGACGGCCGGATCGGTCGCCGACCGCTTCGGTCGCCGTCGGGTGCTCCAGATCGGTCTGGGCCTGTTCGGGCTGCTGAGCCTCGGTGTGCTGCTGGTCACCACCACGGGCGAGCTCATCGCGCTGCGCGCCCTGCTCGGCATCGCTGCGGCCGCGATGGCGCCGATCACGAACTCCCTCGTCTTCCGGCTGTTCGACGACGACAAGCTCCGGATGCGCGCGATCACCCTGATGATGGTCGTCGGCATGTCGGGCTTCGTCCTCGGTCCGCTCCTCGCCGGAAGCGTGCTCGCGCACCTCTCCTGGCAGTGGCTGCTGCTCATCAACGCGCCGATCGCCCTCATCGCGTGCCTCGGCGTGCACTTCGGCGTCGCGCCAGACACCGCCGACGGCCTGACGAAGGACAGGCTCGACCTTCCCGGCGCCGCGCTCAGCATCCTGACGATCGGCCTCGCCTGCTACGCGCTGACCAGCGGGGTGCAGAACGGATGGCTGTCGCCGCTGACGATCGCGGTCGCGCTCGGAGCCGCGGTGTCCCTCGTGCTGTTCATCGTGCGCGAGCGCCGAGCTGCGTCGCCGATGCTCGACCTGCGGCTGTTCCGCCGCGGCACTGTTCGCGGCGCCGCCATCGCCCAGATCGGCACCTCGATCGCGATGGCGGGTGTGATGTTCGCGCTGGTGCTCCACTTCCAGTACGCCTGGGGATGGACGCCGCTGATGGCGGGGCTCGCGAACCTCCCGATCATCCTCACGATGATCGGCGCGACGCCGCTGACCGAGTGGATGGTGCGCCGCTTCGGACATCGCATCGCCTGCTTCGTGGGCGCGCTCGTTCTCGCGGCCGGACTCGGCCTGATGGCGTGGAGCGTGCAGCAGAACTACGTGGCGATCGCGATCTCCATGGTCGTGATGACGATCGGCCTGCGCACGGTCATGACGATCTGCGCGGTCGCGCTCGTCGGCGCGATGCCCGAGAACCGCACGTCGATGGGCGCCGCGATGAACGACGCGGCCCAGGAGGTCGGTACCAGCATCGGCACAGCGGTCGTCGGAACGCTCATCTCCGTGCTCGTCACCACCGTGCTGCCGAACGGGACGTGGAGCCACGGGCTCGTCGCGTCGTTCTTCCACGGCGAGCAGGTGGTTTTCGGCATCCTCGCCGTGGCGGTCGGCCTGATCGCGGGCTTCGGGGCTCTCACGCTGACGAACGCGCGCACCGTCGACGAGCACGCCTGA
- a CDS encoding TetR family transcriptional regulator, giving the protein MSNPQRTAQQRQRASHSLESVLAEAVAILDESGAQGLTIRALATRLGGGPASVYWYVSGRDELLDLAADSVLEGVLEAVSDVASDDPIADLRAIARTLFDAIVDRPWLGAYAMRDTGRQVHSLMLYERIGEEVMRLGLTPRESFYAASAVVGFVIGTAADMGQELPDAVLSGELDQKQYLAEATRQWRALDPAEFPFIHHIVDEFAVHEDRDQFRAGLDLLLAGLELQAGRASRGTR; this is encoded by the coding sequence ATGAGCAATCCACAGCGCACCGCCCAGCAGCGTCAGCGGGCGTCGCACTCCCTCGAGTCCGTGTTGGCCGAGGCCGTCGCGATCCTCGACGAGTCCGGTGCGCAGGGACTCACCATCCGCGCCCTCGCCACCCGGCTCGGCGGAGGCCCGGCGAGCGTGTACTGGTACGTGTCGGGACGCGACGAGCTCCTCGACCTCGCAGCCGACTCGGTGCTCGAGGGCGTCCTGGAGGCGGTGTCCGACGTGGCGTCCGACGATCCGATCGCCGACCTGCGCGCGATCGCCCGCACACTCTTCGACGCCATCGTCGACCGCCCCTGGCTGGGCGCCTACGCCATGCGCGACACCGGCCGCCAGGTCCACTCGCTGATGCTCTACGAGCGGATCGGCGAAGAGGTGATGCGTCTCGGCCTCACTCCGCGCGAGAGCTTCTACGCCGCCTCCGCCGTCGTCGGCTTCGTGATCGGCACCGCCGCCGACATGGGTCAGGAGCTGCCGGACGCCGTCCTCTCCGGCGAGCTCGACCAGAAGCAGTACCTCGCGGAGGCGACCAGGCAGTGGCGCGCGCTGGACCCCGCGGAGTTCCCCTTCATCCACCACATCGTCGACGAGTTCGCGGTGCACGAGGACCGCGATCAGTTCCGCGCCGGCCTGGACCTCCTGCTGGCAGGGCTCGAACTGCAGGCGGGACGGGCGTCCAGAGGGACCCGCTGA
- a CDS encoding LysR family transcriptional regulator: MADLRQFEALKAVHAEGSVTAAARRLGWGQPTVDYHLKNLERLVGSPVLTRSPRGSRLTPVGMLLLERAQQILTLSERAIGDAREFSELGRVRLRLGTFATAAASILPFVAAAVGDLGIGIDATVEEVPALVDRINRGALDAALVYTVPGYELPFRPTVHAIEVYRDPLMLALPSGHALAARPAIDRAALLSLHDERWVCATSREDAIDRVLADAFASEGQVLDVAIRTDDFQVLLGMTAARMVVGIIPRLATTAEHPGIVLRPIDDPSFVRSIHVATAPPEDADGRSSPAVRHLVAAVRDGFAAVSGASASL; this comes from the coding sequence ATGGCAGATCTGAGGCAGTTCGAGGCGCTCAAAGCCGTGCACGCCGAGGGCTCGGTCACCGCGGCCGCCCGTCGGCTGGGGTGGGGTCAGCCGACGGTCGACTACCACCTGAAGAACCTGGAGCGCCTGGTCGGTTCGCCGGTGCTGACGCGTTCACCGCGTGGCAGCCGGCTGACCCCGGTCGGCATGCTGCTCCTCGAGCGTGCGCAGCAGATCTTGACGCTCAGCGAACGTGCGATCGGGGATGCGCGCGAGTTCAGCGAGCTCGGACGGGTGCGTCTGCGGCTCGGGACGTTCGCGACCGCTGCCGCCAGCATCCTGCCGTTCGTCGCGGCCGCGGTCGGCGACCTGGGGATCGGGATCGACGCGACGGTCGAGGAGGTCCCGGCGCTCGTCGACCGGATCAACCGCGGCGCGCTCGACGCCGCGCTCGTCTACACAGTGCCCGGCTACGAGCTGCCGTTCCGCCCGACCGTGCACGCGATCGAGGTGTACCGCGATCCCCTGATGCTCGCGCTGCCGTCCGGCCATGCTCTTGCCGCCCGCCCGGCGATCGACCGTGCCGCGCTGCTCTCCCTGCACGACGAGCGCTGGGTCTGCGCCACGTCGCGGGAGGACGCGATCGACCGCGTCCTCGCCGACGCGTTCGCTTCGGAGGGGCAGGTCCTGGACGTGGCGATCCGGACCGACGACTTCCAGGTCCTCCTCGGGATGACCGCCGCACGGATGGTGGTCGGGATCATCCCCCGGCTGGCGACGACGGCGGAGCACCCGGGCATCGTGCTGCGGCCGATCGACGACCCGTCGTTCGTCCGCTCGATCCACGTGGCGACGGCGCCGCCGGAGGACGCCGACGGGCGTTCGTCGCCGGCCGTCCGCCACCTGGTCGCCGCGGTCCGGGACGGGTTCGCCGCGGTCAGCGGCGCGTCGGCCTCGCTCTGA
- a CDS encoding amino acid permease: MPTIAQQLLRRKPTTPPGAGEAQLKRSIGLFSLTMIGVGGTLGTGIFFILSQAVPVAGPAVIWSFVIGGVVAGLTALCYAEMAGAVPVSGSTYSYAYATLGEGTAMAVGACLLLEYGVSTAAVAVGWSQYVNQLLQNLFGWQLPVQLSQAPEQGGIVNVPAVIVIVLCSLLLLRGARESTTVNSIMVVIKIAVVVFFCAVAFTGWNADHFHNFAPAGFAGIVGGAGIIFFSFVGLDAVSTAGEEAKNPKRNLPLAIIFALLIIIVLYVGTSIAALGAQAPSKFENQDAGLAAILQNIVGASWPGTIVAIGAIISIFSVTLVVLYGQTRILFAMSRDGMIPPVFAKVNPRSMTPVRNTVIVMIATSILAAVIPIDFLAEMTSIGTLVAFLVVSLGVIILRVREPELERGFRLPFGWTIPILSIAGCIAIITQLRLITIVVFLIWTAAFLVFYWFYGRKHSALQTGQPVAGGDAPYTSNFAQPSKSEIREAAARRKAGRR, translated from the coding sequence ATGCCCACCATCGCCCAGCAACTGCTGCGCAGGAAACCCACGACGCCTCCGGGAGCGGGTGAGGCCCAGCTCAAGCGGAGCATCGGCCTGTTCTCGCTGACCATGATCGGGGTCGGTGGGACGCTCGGCACCGGGATCTTCTTCATCCTGTCCCAGGCGGTCCCCGTCGCCGGTCCCGCCGTGATCTGGTCGTTCGTCATCGGCGGCGTCGTCGCCGGCCTGACCGCGCTGTGCTACGCCGAGATGGCGGGCGCCGTCCCCGTCTCGGGCTCGACCTACTCCTACGCCTACGCGACGCTGGGCGAGGGCACCGCCATGGCGGTCGGAGCCTGCCTGCTGCTGGAGTACGGCGTCTCCACGGCCGCCGTCGCCGTCGGATGGTCGCAGTATGTCAACCAGCTCCTGCAGAACCTGTTCGGCTGGCAGCTGCCCGTGCAGCTCTCCCAGGCCCCGGAGCAGGGCGGCATCGTCAACGTCCCCGCGGTGATCGTCATCGTGCTCTGCTCGCTGCTGCTCCTGCGGGGAGCGCGCGAGTCCACGACGGTCAACAGCATCATGGTCGTCATCAAGATCGCCGTCGTCGTCTTCTTCTGCGCGGTCGCGTTCACGGGGTGGAACGCCGACCACTTCCACAACTTCGCTCCCGCCGGATTCGCGGGCATCGTCGGCGGAGCCGGGATCATCTTCTTCTCGTTCGTCGGCCTCGACGCGGTGTCGACGGCCGGCGAGGAGGCCAAGAACCCCAAGCGGAACCTGCCGCTCGCCATCATCTTCGCTCTGCTGATCATCATCGTGCTCTACGTCGGCACGAGCATCGCCGCCCTCGGCGCGCAGGCGCCCTCGAAGTTCGAGAACCAGGATGCGGGACTCGCCGCGATCCTGCAGAACATCGTCGGCGCCAGCTGGCCGGGCACCATCGTCGCGATCGGCGCCATCATCTCCATCTTCTCCGTGACGCTCGTCGTGCTGTACGGGCAGACGCGCATCCTGTTCGCCATGTCGCGGGACGGGATGATCCCGCCGGTCTTCGCGAAGGTGAACCCGCGGTCGATGACCCCGGTGCGGAACACCGTCATCGTCATGATCGCCACGAGCATCCTCGCTGCCGTCATCCCGATCGACTTCCTGGCCGAGATGACGAGCATCGGAACGCTCGTGGCCTTCCTCGTCGTGTCGCTCGGCGTGATCATCCTGCGGGTGCGCGAGCCGGAGCTGGAGCGCGGCTTCCGCCTCCCGTTCGGCTGGACCATCCCCATCCTGTCGATCGCGGGCTGCATCGCGATCATCACGCAGCTGCGCCTCATCACGATCGTCGTCTTCCTGATCTGGACCGCCGCGTTCCTCGTCTTCTACTGGTTCTACGGCCGGAAGCACTCGGCGCTGCAGACGGGACAGCCGGTCGCCGGCGGCGACGCGCCGTACACGAGCAACTTCGCGCAGCCCAGCAAGAGCGAGATCCGCGAGGCGGCGGCGCGCCGGAAGGCCGGCCGGAGATGA
- a CDS encoding diaminopimelate decarboxylase, producing MPHPLLDLFPAGAAVDSDGTLVIAGCRVDDLAKEFGTPAIVVDEGALRARAREYRDALTSRRPNARVVFASKAFPATAVQRVMVEEGLGLDVAGGGEILSALRAGVDPALVVMHGNAKTTEELRIAVEAGVGLVVVDNEDDVDRLEQLVAPGSIQGVLVRVIPGVVSSTHPHVQTGQVGSKFGLTPQAARHVIERIEASPLLDLRGLHAHVGSQVMDPSELAAAVAPLAALGAFPVYDLGGGLGARYTLEDRPASVDSYVEALLAAADEHLPAEAELIIEPGRSMVNASAFTLYTVTTVKRDARNFVAVDGGMGDNLEAALFQQRYEAVLAGRLHDADTEDVVVVGRHCESGDVLIDPLRLPAARVGDLLAVPATGAYTHTMANNYNGYRRPPVVFVRDGEARAVIRRETWADLFARDV from the coding sequence ATGCCCCATCCCCTTCTCGACCTCTTCCCCGCCGGGGCCGCCGTCGACTCAGACGGCACGCTCGTGATCGCCGGGTGCCGGGTCGACGACCTCGCGAAGGAGTTCGGCACGCCCGCGATCGTCGTCGACGAGGGCGCCCTGCGGGCGAGAGCGCGCGAGTACCGCGACGCCCTCACCTCGCGCCGGCCGAACGCGCGCGTCGTCTTCGCGTCGAAGGCGTTCCCGGCGACCGCGGTTCAGCGAGTCATGGTGGAGGAGGGGCTCGGCCTGGACGTCGCCGGCGGCGGCGAGATCCTCAGCGCCCTGCGCGCGGGCGTGGATCCCGCACTCGTTGTCATGCACGGCAACGCCAAGACCACGGAGGAGCTGCGGATCGCGGTCGAGGCCGGTGTCGGGCTCGTCGTCGTGGACAACGAAGACGACGTGGATCGGTTGGAGCAGCTGGTCGCGCCCGGCAGCATCCAGGGCGTGCTCGTGCGCGTCATCCCCGGGGTGGTCTCCTCGACGCACCCGCACGTGCAGACCGGGCAGGTGGGCTCCAAGTTCGGGCTGACCCCCCAGGCTGCGCGGCACGTCATCGAGCGAATCGAGGCGAGCCCGCTCCTCGACCTGCGCGGGCTGCACGCCCACGTCGGTTCGCAGGTCATGGACCCGTCGGAGCTGGCCGCGGCCGTCGCTCCGCTCGCCGCACTCGGCGCCTTCCCGGTCTACGACCTCGGCGGCGGCCTCGGCGCCCGCTACACGCTCGAGGACCGCCCCGCCTCCGTGGACAGCTACGTCGAGGCGCTGCTGGCCGCGGCGGACGAGCACCTGCCCGCCGAGGCGGAGCTCATCATCGAGCCCGGCCGCAGCATGGTGAACGCCTCCGCCTTCACCCTGTACACGGTCACCACCGTGAAGCGCGACGCCCGGAACTTCGTCGCCGTCGACGGCGGCATGGGCGACAACCTCGAGGCCGCCCTCTTCCAGCAGCGTTACGAGGCCGTCCTCGCCGGCCGCCTCCACGACGCGGACACCGAGGACGTCGTGGTGGTCGGCCGTCACTGCGAGTCCGGCGACGTGCTCATCGATCCGCTGCGGCTGCCCGCCGCGCGGGTCGGCGACCTCCTGGCCGTCCCCGCTACGGGTGCGTACACGCACACCATGGCGAACAACTACAACGGCTACCGCCGACCGCCGGTCGTCTTCGTGCGCGACGGCGAGGCCAGGGCCGTGATCCGCCGCGAGACGTGGGCGGACCTGTTCGCGCGGGATGTCTGA
- a CDS encoding alkaline phosphatase gives MISHASIPLLDASTWLHAFGPWVLLGIAVIVFIESGVLFPFLPGDSLLITAAILAPKLGIEIWQIAVVAIVAAFLGDQAGYWIGKRFGRGLFKPDARVLKTERLEAAEAFFAKYGGPSLVLGRFVPFVRTYVPLSAGIANMRYRRFLLWNALGGISWVVVMVVLGVLLGGIPFIANNIDVLMIVVIVVSLAPIVISALRRRKRARAQQRGEGRRDDGVRVD, from the coding sequence ATGATCTCGCACGCATCCATACCGCTGCTCGACGCGTCGACCTGGCTGCACGCCTTCGGACCGTGGGTGCTTCTCGGCATCGCCGTTATCGTGTTCATCGAATCGGGCGTCCTCTTCCCGTTCCTGCCGGGCGACTCGCTGCTCATCACAGCGGCGATCCTCGCCCCGAAGCTCGGCATTGAGATCTGGCAGATCGCCGTCGTCGCGATCGTCGCCGCCTTCCTCGGCGACCAGGCCGGCTACTGGATCGGCAAGCGCTTCGGGCGGGGCCTGTTCAAGCCGGATGCTCGGGTCCTGAAGACGGAACGGCTGGAGGCGGCTGAGGCCTTCTTCGCGAAGTACGGCGGGCCGTCGCTCGTTCTGGGCCGATTCGTCCCCTTCGTCCGCACCTACGTCCCGCTGTCGGCCGGCATCGCGAACATGCGCTACCGCCGGTTCCTGCTGTGGAACGCCCTGGGCGGAATCAGCTGGGTCGTCGTGATGGTCGTCCTCGGCGTCCTGCTCGGCGGGATCCCGTTCATCGCGAACAACATCGACGTGCTCATGATCGTCGTCATCGTGGTCTCGCTCGCCCCGATCGTGATCAGCGCACTCCGCCGGCGGAAGCGCGCTCGCGCTCAGCAGCGCGGCGAGGGCCGTCGCGACGACGGAGTCCGCGTCGACTGA
- a CDS encoding ABC transporter substrate-binding protein → MKKRTIGVIAAAGVVALGLAACSSGAGGASSGSSSDSASMPTVKMMVGGIDKQIYLPYQLAQSLGYYKKYGVNMELSTEQNGGVGAEEAMASGQVDMAGAWYIHTVDFQSKGKKVINLVQLSGAPGERVMCSPKAGVSSAADFKGKNMGVTDLGSGTDELTQFLAAKAGVDKKQYNTIAVHAGSTAIAAIQRGSADCVMTTQPTVGALTSQKLAVTGVDLATTKGATKALGGDWPAAGLLANESWVKSHEDAAQKVVDALVATMHWISSHSAADIANKLPQDFVQNATITKQQYIDGLATDKGQFLPDGIMPAGGPKVIFDMEKTIGVDTSKVTYQDTFTNKYADAANKLEGFTPTTKPAGADG, encoded by the coding sequence ATGAAGAAGCGCACCATCGGTGTCATCGCGGCGGCGGGAGTCGTCGCGCTGGGACTCGCCGCCTGCAGCTCCGGCGCCGGAGGCGCCTCGTCCGGTTCCAGCTCGGACAGCGCCTCGATGCCGACCGTCAAGATGATGGTCGGCGGCATCGACAAGCAGATCTACCTGCCCTACCAGCTGGCGCAGAGCCTCGGCTACTACAAGAAGTACGGCGTCAACATGGAGCTCTCCACCGAGCAGAACGGCGGCGTCGGCGCCGAGGAGGCGATGGCCTCCGGGCAGGTCGACATGGCGGGCGCCTGGTACATCCACACCGTCGACTTCCAGTCCAAGGGCAAGAAGGTCATCAACCTCGTCCAGCTCTCCGGCGCCCCGGGTGAGCGGGTCATGTGCAGCCCCAAGGCCGGAGTGAGCTCCGCCGCCGACTTCAAGGGCAAGAACATGGGCGTCACCGACCTCGGCTCCGGCACCGACGAGCTGACCCAGTTCCTCGCGGCCAAGGCCGGCGTGGACAAGAAGCAGTACAACACGATCGCAGTACACGCCGGGTCGACGGCCATCGCGGCCATCCAGCGCGGCAGCGCGGACTGCGTGATGACCACACAGCCGACCGTCGGCGCGCTGACCAGTCAGAAGCTGGCGGTCACCGGCGTCGACCTCGCGACCACCAAGGGTGCGACGAAGGCGCTCGGCGGCGACTGGCCCGCAGCGGGCCTGCTCGCGAACGAGAGCTGGGTGAAGAGCCACGAGGATGCGGCCCAGAAGGTCGTCGACGCCCTCGTCGCCACCATGCACTGGATCTCTTCCCACAGCGCCGCCGACATCGCGAACAAGCTGCCGCAGGACTTCGTGCAGAACGCCACGATCACCAAGCAGCAGTACATCGACGGTCTCGCCACCGACAAGGGCCAGTTCCTGCCGGACGGCATCATGCCCGCCGGCGGCCCGAAAGTCATCTTCGACATGGAGAAGACCATCGGCGTCGACACCTCCAAGGTGACGTACCAGGACACCTTCACCAACAAGTACGCCGACGCGGCGAACAAGCTCGAAGGTTTCACCCCCACCACCAAGCCGGCCGGCGCCGACGGCTGA